GCACCCAAAGCCGAACAGCCGGCGCCGACCCAGACCCGTTCACAAAAAGTGCCAACACATCATCCACCGCAAAAGATGTCAGTGCTGTATATAGCTTCCCGTGAAAAAATTTTTTTTCCGAATGATCAAGATAGCGAAACCGTTCATGACGGACGATTTTCTTCCAGTTATCCATGGACTTACTCCTTCGTTTAGCTCTTTTTTCCTTAGGTTACTTATTATATAATAAATGAAATAATGTCGAAAAGAAACGAGATGGGAAAATGGCATATAAACATGAACAATTAGATGAAGAAAAAGTATTTAAAGATCCTGTCCACCGATATGTTCACGTGAATGATCAGGTTATCTGGGATTTAATTGCCGCACCGGAATTTCAGCGCTTACGCCGGATTAAGCAGCTTGGGACAACTTACCTGACGTTCCACGGCGCTGAACACAGCAGATTCAACCATTCCTTGGGAGTCTATGAAATTGTCCGGCGTATTCTCGGCAATTTCGAGAATCAGCCGCATTGGAATAATGATGAGCGGCTCTTGTGCTTATGTGCCGCTTTACTGCATGATCTTGGCCATGGACCATTTTCACATTCATTTGAAAAGGTTTTTAAACTGGATCATGAGCATTTTACCCAGCAGATTATTTTAGGCGATACGAAAATACATACAATCCTGGAACGGGTAGAGCCTGGCTTTTCGCAAAAAGTCGCTGATGTCATTGATAAAACATACGAGGACAAGCTGGTTGTCAGTCTGATTTCCAGCCAGATTGACGCCGACCGGATGGATTATTTGCAGCGGGACGCATATTTCACCGGTGTCAGCTATGGTCACTTTGATATGGAACGGATATTAAGGGTGATGCGTCCGCTTGAAGATCAGGTCGTTATTAAATCAAGCGGAATGCACGCGGTGGAAGACTATATCATGAG
The genomic region above belongs to Virgibacillus doumboii and contains:
- a CDS encoding HD domain-containing protein, producing MAYKHEQLDEEKVFKDPVHRYVHVNDQVIWDLIAAPEFQRLRRIKQLGTTYLTFHGAEHSRFNHSLGVYEIVRRILGNFENQPHWNNDERLLCLCAALLHDLGHGPFSHSFEKVFKLDHEHFTQQIILGDTKIHTILERVEPGFSQKVADVIDKTYEDKLVVSLISSQIDADRMDYLQRDAYFTGVSYGHFDMERILRVMRPLEDQVVIKSSGMHAVEDYIMSRYQMYWQVYFHPVTRSAEVILSKILHRAKYLFENNYTFKLKPIHFISFFNEKVDLADYLKLDESIVSYYFQLWQEEDDEILSDLCERFMNRRLFKYIEFNPNRQMNEWMELYRLFKKIGIDPDYYLEVDSSSDLPYDFYRPGEEEERLPIHLLMPGNELKELSRNSDIVESISGKKRTDHKLYYPRDLLEELGEDSPVKTRIMELLNGGAENHVD